Below is a genomic region from Bactrocera tryoni mitochondrion, complete genome.
AATGAATTGCCTGATAAAAGGGTTACCTTGATAGGGTAAATAATGCAATCAGTATTGCATTCATTATATTTAATAGAATTAAACTATTTCTAAAAGTATCAAAAACTTTTGTGCATCATACACCAAAATATACCTTATTTATTAAAATAGTGATAACTATAAAAAATATACCTATTAAATTAAAAATCAACATTAGGTTAAATAAAAAGATAAGCTAACTAAGCTACTGGGTTCATACCCCATTTATAAAGGTTCTAATCCTTTTCTTTTTAATTTTTAATAATTCAGCAAAAATTATATTCTTTTTTATCTTAATAACAGGAACCCTAATTACCGTCTCATCTAATTCTTGATTAGGTGCCTGAATAGGGCTAGAAATTAATTTGTTATCATTTATCCCCCTAATAAATAGTAATAACTTAACATCTACAGAAGCCTCATTAAAATACTTTTTAACTCAAGCCATAGCATCAGCAGTACTACTGTTTGCTATTATATTAATATACTTGAATAATTACCCAATTACCCAAGACAATTCTTCTTACAGTAATTTAATTATTATTTCTTCACTACTATTAAAAAGAGGAGCAGCACCGTTTCATTTTTGATTCCCTAATGTTATAGAGGGACTCTCTTGAATAAACGCCCTTACTTTAATAACATGACAAAAAATTGCCCCTCTAATACTAATCTCTTACACAACACAAAACACCTTTATTTTTGTAGCAATTATTGCCTCAACTATCACAGGATCGTTAGGAGGGCTCAATCAAACATCTCTGCGAAAATTAATAGCCTTTTCATCAATCAACCACTTAGGATGAATACTAGCAGCTATACAAGCGAATGAATCAATATGGTGTATTTACTTTTCTTTTTATACATTTTTATCATTCAGCTTAACCTTTATATTCAACAATTTTAAGATATTCCATATTAACCAACTATTTAATTCATTCTTCAATTCTAAAATCCTTAAGTTCATTTTATTTTTAAACCTACTTTCACTGGGTGGACTGCCCCCATTTATCGGATTTTTACCTAAGTGGCTAGTGATTCAACTTTTAGTACTAAAAAGTCAATATATGTTAATAACGATTATAACAGTTATAACACTAAT
It encodes:
- the ND2 gene encoding NADH dehydrogenase subunit 2, with amino-acid sequence MFNNSAKIMFFFILMTGTLITVSSNSWLGAWMGLEINLLSFIPLMNSNNLTSTEASLKYFLTQAMASAVLLFAIMLMYLNNYPITQDNSSYSNLIIISSLLLKSGAAPFHFWFPNVMEGLSWMNALTLMTWQKIAPLMLISYTTQNTFIFVAIIASTITGSLGGLNQTSLRKLMAFSSINHLGWMLAAMQANESMWCIYFSFYTFLSFSLTFMFNNFKMFHINQLFNSFFNSKILKFILFLNLLSLGGLPPFIGFLPKWLVIQLLVLKSQYMLMTIMTVMTLITLFFYLRLCFAAFMLNYYENNWTIDMVINNISFKLMLVLSFISTFSLILVSTVYLFL